A single genomic interval of Natator depressus isolate rNatDep1 chromosome 16, rNatDep2.hap1, whole genome shotgun sequence harbors:
- the TTC16 gene encoding tetratricopeptide repeat protein 16 — protein MRAQRGSCPGHGTFSLRAGPQLPGYRLPSNEGRSAGMATAVAPQEEPGQSKVRLEMKTETKVLFPTAVSKEDLRERSLRQIFGSSQTLRDIKDPSGVKSPTAIVQNKIQEHCQRGKAFFSQGEWEKAVICYSKAINLNPQQVEFYVQKAEAFLQLCDFQSAVLNLRKAYSLSSAKEEYVERMAFILYLQGQSLFDQEVYGDALESFTRASELQPDNSVYRRRSISCLAALNRYHDCFRLVNEELDQDSKNPDLYILRAKLNEHFSRAILCYQDIQEAIALEPQHKEAQVQMQRLLKRAQKAKNQAMNKALKGNLKDALLKITFAIENSPFDAGYLIFRGTLHRRLKDFNSAIDDYIKATELCEEEGAVAMEAQRQLLLTYNDFAVHCYTQGFFEEAVLLLNKALKGEKNEKGLYVNRGDCLFRLGELTFALADYQQALELSPMDFSLRRRVGMLLDELGLQEHKQGKYQQAVYCFSGAIESNPRLPHYYLHRAKSRLFLQDVMSAKEDVIITLLLDPENEAVLPVVTSLFPGQPIQDIISSKIAEVARTILERKLQACPYSNSPAKLQWPPGALEDEPKKPGAQREEPERALKDSESAISPCATEHELYKQIAISRRRVSKVSEAVVEKKR, from the exons ATGCGAGCGCAGCGGGGATCCTGCCCTGGCCATGGAACCTTCTCACTCCGGGCCGGCCCCCAGCTGCCTGGATACCGCCTGCCTAGCAACGAGGGACGCAGCGCTGGGATGGCGACGGCGGTGGCACCGCAGGAGGAGCCGGGGCAGAGCAAA gtGCGACTGGAGATGAAGACAGAGACTAAAGTGCTGTTCCCGACTGCTGTGTCCAAAGAGGATCTCCGGGAGAGATCCCTGCGACAGATCTTCGGGTCCAGCCAGACTCTGCGAGACATCAAGGACCCCAGCGGAGTGAAGTCCCCGACAGCGATTGTGCAGAACAAGATACAGGAGCA CTGTCAGAGAGGGAAGGCGTTCTTCTCCCAAGGCGAGTGGGAGAAAGCTGTCATTTGTTATTCCAAAGCCATTAACCTGAACCCCCAACAG GTGGAGTTCTATGTACAGAAGGCAGAAGCCTTTCTCCAGCTCTGTGATTTCCAGTCTGCTGTGCTGAACCTCAGAAAGGCATATTCCTTGTCCTCTGCAAAGGAAGAATATGTAGAGCGCATGGCCTTCATTCTTTACCTGCAG GGCCAGTCTCTGTTTGACCAAGAGGTCTATGGGGATGCTTTAGAGTCCTTCACTCGAGCCTCAGAACTGCAGCCTGACAACTCAGTCTATcgcaggaggag cATTTCCTGTCTTGCTGCCCTGAACAGATACCATGACTGTTTTCGGCTCGTCAATGAAGAACTAGATCAGGACTCAAAGAACCCAGATCTGTACATCCTGAGAGCCAAGCTGAATGAGCACTTCAGTCGG GCTATCTTGTGTTACCAGGACATCCAGGAGGCCATTGCGCTGGAGCCGCAGCACAAAGAAGCTCAGGTTCAAATGCAGAGGCTGCTGAAACGAGCACAGAAAGCCAAGAACCAGGCTATGAATAAGGCCTTGAAGGGAAACCTGAAGGATGCCCTGCTCAAAATCACCTTTGCCATAGAGAACAGCCCCTTTGATGCAGGATACTTAATCTTCAG AGGGACTCTACACAGAAGGCTCAAAGACTTCAACTCAGCCATTGATGATTACATCAAGGCCACAGAGCTCTGTGAAGAAGAGGGAGCTGTGGCCATGGAGGCGCAACGGCAGCTCCTGCTCACGTACAACGACTTTGCAGTGCACTGCTATACTCAGGGCTTCTTCGAAGAGGCTGTGCTGCTCCTCAACAAAGCACTGAAAGGGGAGAAGAATGAGAAGGGACTCTATGTCAACAGAGGAG ACTGCCTCTTCCGGCTGGGAGAGCTCACCTTTGCCTTGGCGGATTATCAGCAGGCGCTGGAATTGAGTCCGATGGACTTTAGTTTGCGAAGACGCGTTGGTATGTTGCTGGATGAACTAGGATTGCAGGAGCACAAGCAGGG AAAGTACCAGCAGGCAGTATACTGTTTCTCTGGTGCTATCGAGAGCAACCCTCGCCTGCCGCACTATTACCTGCACCGGGCCAAGAGCCGCCTGTTCCTGCAGGATGTGATGAGTGCTAAGGAGGATGTGATCATAACTCTGTTGCTGGACCCTGAAAATGAGGCG GTCCTACCTGTTGTAACCAGCCTCTTTCCCGGACAGCCCATCCAAGATATTATAAGCAGCAAGATTGCGGAGGTTGCCAGAACAATCTTGGAAAGAAAGCTTCAAGCCTGCCCCTACTCCAACAGCCCAGCTAAACTCCAATG
- the PTRH1 gene encoding peptidyl-tRNA hydrolase: protein MLRPPAKRLGRLLSRTMSHCEADPRAVGKRVLVAGLGNYGLRGTRHNMGMAVLNQLAQKLNIADQWKADRRCCADVTITNVEEAELVLMKPRRLMNINGLSVASAAETYNLGVEDIYLVHDDLDKPLGKMAIKLGGSARGHNGVRSCISSLHSDCMVRLRVGIGRPVGEAMVDHYVLGRFASAEHEVLQRVLEQAADLLLEHILQRSSGKDRPPPGDKGDRTPH from the exons ATGCTGCGGCCGCCAGCCAAGCGCCTCGGGAGGTTACTGAGCCGCACCATGAGCCACTGCGAGGCCGATCCGCGCGCCGTCGGGAAGCGGGTCCTG GTGGCAGGGCTAGGGAATTATGGGCTGCGAGGAACCCGTCATAACATGGGCATGGCGGTGCTCAATCAGCTGGCCCAGAAGTTGAACATCGCTGACCAGTGGAAAGCAGACAGACGCTGCTGTGCAGACGTGACCATCACCAATGTGGAGGAAGCAGAGCTGGTGCTGATGAAACCTCGGCGGCTCATGAACATCAATGGACTCAGTGTAGCAAGTGCTG CTGAAACTTACAACCTTGGGGTAGAAGACATTTACCTCGTTCACGACGACCTCGACAAGCCGCTGGGGAAGATGGCGATAAAGTTGGGAGGCAGCGCAAG GGGGCATAACGGGGTCCGTTCCTGTATCAGCTCCCTGCACTCAGAT TGCATGGTGCGGCTCAGGGTTGGCATCGGCCGGCCAGTGGGGGAAGCCATGGTGGATCACTACGTGCTGGGCCGGTTTGCCAGCGCTGAGCACGAGGTCCTGCAGCGCGTCCTGGAGCAGGCGGCCGACCTGCTGCTGGAACACATCCTGCAGAGGAGCAGTGGCAAGGACCGCCCGCCCCCTGGCGACAAGGGGGACAGGACCCCTCATTAA